A region of the Falco rusticolus isolate bFalRus1 chromosome 6, bFalRus1.pri, whole genome shotgun sequence genome:
ggccgcgggcgggggcAGACGGCCGCTCCCGGCAGACCCTGCGCGCGCTCCCGTCGTGCACCGCGTCGGGGAGGCACCCGCCGTCCGCGGGTTTCACTAATTTCCGTTCGAAGCGGCCGGGGGAGCCGTGAGTAACCGCTGCCGGCCCGGCGGGGTTTGGCTGCCGCGCCCTGGGCGGAAGAGGCGCCCGGCGTCACTTCCGCTCTCCATTTCGCGCCGCGCCTGGCCGCagcgcccgcgccgccgccgccatgaCGGACCGGTACACCATCCACAGCCAGCTGGAGCACCTGCAGTCCAAGTACATCGGGACGGGCCACGCCGACACCACCAAGTGGGAGTGGCTGGTGAACCAGCACCGGGACTCGTACTGCTCCTACATGGGCCACTTCGACCTGCTCAACTACTTCGCCATCGCCGAGAACGAGAGCAAGGCGCGCGTCCGCTTCAACCTCATGGAGAAGATGCTGCAGCCCTGCGGGCCGCCCGCTGACAAGCCCGACGAGTCTTAGcccggcccggcaggccccggccccgggcggcgTGCTGTGGGGGCGGGGTGGCCGCAGCGGGCGGCGGTGGCGCAGAGGCCCCCTGCGTGCGCGGCGCGGtggcggcccggcccggcccggctgtGCTGCGCTGGGCCGCCTGCCCGCATGCCGCCCgagcccggccccgcggggcagcgCTGCGCCCACGGCGGGTCCGAGGAGCTGCCTTTGGGCACAGCCAGCGTGGGCGTCTGCGGGCCGCTGCCCTCGGGGTCCCACCGCGTTCGAAGGACTCTGTGACGGGGAGAAGCCTTGTAAAATGCCTGCTTCTGGACAGCGTCGTCTCTCTCCACTGTGTAGCGGCTCggatttttaaaatggaaaataataaaacttacTGGGCATTTCTAATGTTTTTGTGCGGTAATCTGCCAATAAGAGCTCTTTGTTCTGAAAGGAGTGCTGATTACTCAGTCGATAAAACCAGCCGAGGTGCAAGACTCATATACTCCACAGATAGCGTTTTCCCAGCCGGGCTGATTGGTGCTTGCTTTCCAAAACTTTGGAGGAAAGAGAGCAGGCTTGCTGACACTCAGAAGGATTTGATTTGTTGTTGGCATTTATTTTGTGGGGCAGTTTGTGGTACAGTGTAAGTCACTTGCTGTAGTGCTTTAAAACTCCAAtgtggcttttctttaaataccattttcatgtttcatctTCCTTCCTGTACTTTGAGTATACCGAACCTTGATTCTCTCTGATCCaacttagcttttttttttttttttttgcactaaTGCTCTCTAGTAATCTAGTGtttacagggttttttctaCATTACACTAAAAAGCGTGTTAATGTAGGGCTAGACTGTTGATATGAAATAGGAACATAAGTTGTACTGTTACTATGAATTAAAATGGCTTGAGGTGACAGATCAGACTGCAAACTGAACTGATTCTGATTTTGATTTGTCACTTAAAACAGGCTTTCTGTTCACTTATTAgagtaaaattaaaatctgactTCCAATGAATGGGAAGAGTAAAAGTTGATTTCTCCAAGCAGTATGTCTTAAGTGCTCTCACTTCTGATATGGAGCATTCATTGTAACTTGTGGGTGGTGGTCtgtttgtgggggtttggttttgttttttacattgGAATGAAAAGTTCAGTGTTTTCTCATCCTATTAAGACTGTGTGCAAGCTAAGCAATATCTTTTTCCTTCAATGTGATCTCAAAACATTCTTTATTGAGTCTTGCAAAACTTAAGCTATCCGTAATACTGTTACGAAAAGTACAAGCTCCTGAGGCCACGTTCAGGTCAGTATATCAAACTTCTGAAGAATTCAAAGACTGCATTTTCCCAACTTTATTGCACATACTAAGATGAGGGCATGGGTGAAGTGGTCCTAAATAAATTTTACCTGCAACTTTTGTGGGGAACTACTGTGATTCCCAATAAATAAGAGGGATTTGTAGAAAACTTGTTTCCAGTTTTCATGCAAGCTGGGGCAGGTAATTTGAAGAGCATCTGTTCCTCACATACTGAGGTCCATGGCTGAAAGATTTTTCCTTACCTTGAGTTCAGGCACTTGTAGGAATTTaatgcagttttgcaaaaaTTGAGCAAAATTTGTATCTAAATCAAGCAATGTTACTGTTACTCTTAATAAAAGTCTGTTCTATGACTGAATCTTAGAAACCTGCCTTTTCCCTATACAAATATGGGACATGAAATAGGGTGGCATGAGAGAGTCCATTTTGTGAGAGTACATTTTGAGAGAGTTTTTGTGAAGTCTTGAATCTCTTACCTCTGAAGAGAACACAGAAACTGCGACTTAATCTACTCCTGCATAAATTagaactttaaaaacatttcaaggaAGATTTCGTTGAGTGTAAACTGCTAACAGTTAACTCTATCCATGGTTATTAATACATTGTAAAATGTGAGCAACA
Encoded here:
- the SF3B5 gene encoding splicing factor 3B subunit 5, with protein sequence MTDRYTIHSQLEHLQSKYIGTGHADTTKWEWLVNQHRDSYCSYMGHFDLLNYFAIAENESKARVRFNLMEKMLQPCGPPADKPDES